The following proteins are co-located in the Gloeocapsa sp. PCC 7428 genome:
- a CDS encoding ABC transporter permease subunit (The N-terminal region of this protein, as described by TIGR01726, is a three transmembrane segment that identifies a subfamily of ABC transporter permease subunits, which specificities that include histidine, arginine, glutamine, glutamate, L-cystine (sic), the opines (in Agrobacterium) octopine and nopaline, etc.), producing the protein MMAGLAKHWLRLSVVVGLCCLLLFAGCQNNSDSPAAGRTLTVAVEGTYPPFEFQSPDGELQGFDVDLMNAIAQEEGFTIQYQNLPFAGMIPALQARTIDAAIAAMTITEERAKTVSFSRPYFKSGLAIATSANNQDITSFESLQNRRIAVQIGTTGALEAAKVPGAQVRSFDDAPTTLRELLNGNVDAVLHDQPVILYAIQTGNVQGVRVVGDLLTEEYFGIPTPKGSPNLALINQGLTTLLENGTYNQIYQKWFGVEPPPLPERLPFQEETATGGAPFIVTAVNVIVRALPSLLRGALITLQLTAFSVVLGMIAGSLIGIIRLSKILPIRWAARAYIDFFRGTPLLVQIFMIYFGIPAIAQELGFTFNLNRLAAAVLALSLNSAAYIAEIVRGGIQSIEAGQSEASQSLGMSSVQTMRYIIFPQAFRRMLPALGNEFISLLKDTSLVAVIGFEELFREGQLIVAENYRSFEIYATVAVIYLCLTLLSSQAFSYFERWMNPAARSRRKVRA; encoded by the coding sequence ATGATGGCGGGATTGGCGAAGCACTGGCTGCGTCTGAGTGTGGTGGTGGGCTTATGTTGTTTACTCTTATTTGCAGGTTGTCAAAATAATTCTGATTCTCCTGCTGCTGGTAGAACCCTCACCGTTGCTGTTGAAGGAACATATCCGCCATTTGAGTTTCAGTCGCCCGATGGCGAGTTGCAAGGCTTTGATGTTGACTTGATGAATGCGATCGCCCAAGAGGAAGGCTTTACAATTCAATATCAAAATTTGCCATTTGCTGGAATGATTCCTGCATTACAGGCGCGAACCATTGATGCGGCAATTGCAGCAATGACGATTACCGAAGAACGTGCCAAAACCGTTTCTTTCTCGCGTCCTTACTTCAAATCAGGACTGGCGATCGCAACTAGTGCAAACAATCAAGATATTACCAGTTTTGAGTCCCTCCAAAATCGACGCATTGCGGTTCAAATCGGTACAACTGGGGCGCTAGAAGCCGCAAAAGTTCCTGGTGCGCAAGTTCGCAGCTTTGATGACGCGCCGACAACTTTACGCGAATTACTCAATGGCAATGTTGATGCAGTACTCCACGATCAACCTGTCATTTTATACGCGATTCAAACAGGTAACGTCCAAGGAGTTCGAGTTGTTGGCGATCTCCTGACGGAAGAATATTTTGGCATTCCTACCCCGAAAGGTTCGCCAAATTTAGCCTTAATCAATCAAGGATTAACAACTCTACTCGAAAACGGCACGTATAACCAAATTTATCAAAAATGGTTTGGTGTAGAACCTCCCCCCTTACCTGAAAGACTACCGTTCCAAGAAGAAACCGCCACAGGTGGCGCACCGTTTATCGTCACCGCAGTTAACGTCATTGTTCGCGCATTACCTTCTTTACTTCGTGGTGCTTTAATTACACTGCAACTGACGGCGTTTTCTGTTGTTTTAGGCATGATCGCGGGTTCATTAATTGGAATTATCCGACTTTCTAAAATTTTGCCAATTCGTTGGGCTGCTAGAGCATATATCGATTTCTTTCGCGGTACGCCTTTACTCGTACAAATTTTTATGATTTACTTTGGCATACCTGCGATCGCCCAAGAACTCGGTTTTACTTTCAATCTCAATCGTCTCGCCGCCGCTGTACTTGCCTTAAGTCTCAATAGTGCAGCATACATCGCAGAAATTGTTCGTGGTGGAATTCAATCGATTGAAGCTGGACAATCAGAAGCTTCGCAATCTTTGGGGATGAGTTCGGTGCAAACGATGCGTTATATTATCTTTCCTCAAGCTTTCCGCCGGATGTTACCTGCTTTAGGAAATGAGTTTATTAGTTTGCTGAAAGATACCAGTTTGGTTGCGGTAATCGGGTTTGAAGAACTGTTCCGCGAAGGTCAACTCATTGTCGCTGAAAATTATCGCTCGTTTGAAATTTATGCCACCGTTGCTGTAATTTATCTCTGCCTCACTTTATTATCTTCACAAGCTTTCAGCTACTTTGAGCGCTGGATGAATCCTGCTGCGCGATCGCGTCGCAAAGTTCGTGCCTAA
- a CDS encoding amino acid ABC transporter ATP-binding protein gives MVNSTAAITFENIEKNFGSLRVLRGISGEIHRGEVVAIIGSSGCGKSTLLRCFNRLEAIDGGRLVVNGMDLSKPKLNYRQLRQLRSQVGMVFQQFNLFPHLSVLENLTIAQRKVLGKSAKESAQLAGFYLEKVGLFDKASAYPEQLSGGQKQRVAIARSLCMNPQVILFDEPTSALDPELVSEVLQVMQQLAADGMTMVVVTHEMQFAREVASRVMFLNQGQVEEQGVAREVLTHPKSDRLRAFLSRLNEGVRSD, from the coding sequence ATGGTCAACTCCACCGCTGCAATTACGTTTGAAAATATCGAAAAAAACTTTGGTTCGCTGCGGGTACTGCGCGGAATCAGCGGTGAAATCCATCGTGGTGAGGTTGTGGCAATTATTGGTTCATCAGGTTGCGGTAAAAGTACGCTATTGCGTTGCTTTAATCGCCTCGAAGCAATTGATGGTGGACGGTTAGTTGTCAACGGGATGGATTTATCTAAGCCCAAGTTAAATTATCGCCAACTACGACAATTGCGATCGCAAGTGGGAATGGTCTTTCAGCAATTTAATTTGTTTCCACACTTGAGTGTATTAGAGAATCTTACCATCGCGCAGCGGAAAGTCTTAGGTAAATCAGCCAAAGAAAGCGCGCAACTTGCTGGATTTTACTTAGAAAAAGTTGGGTTATTTGATAAAGCCAGCGCCTACCCCGAACAACTTTCTGGCGGACAAAAGCAACGCGTGGCGATCGCGCGAAGTTTATGTATGAATCCGCAGGTGATTTTATTTGACGAACCCACAAGCGCGTTAGATCCTGAACTTGTCTCTGAGGTTTTGCAGGTAATGCAACAACTAGCTGCGGATGGAATGACAATGGTTGTTGTTACTCATGAAATGCAGTTCGCACGAGAAGTTGCAAGTCGAGTTATGTTTTTAAATCAAGGTCAAGTTGAAGAACAAGGCGTGGCGCGAGAAGTGTTAACGCATCCAAAAAGCGATCGCTTGCGGGCGTTTTTAAGTCGGTTGAATGAAGGGGTGAGGAGTGATTAG
- the lipB gene encoding lipoyl(octanoyl) transferase LipB, which yields MLLEKKLLFYTSVVSQSRQCLLYKPGTVPYKTAWEWQRSLLQQRIEDFSLADVLILLEHPPVYTLGQGADPNFINFDIDKSIYDVHRVERGGEVTYHCPGQLVGYPILNLQYYCKDLHWYLRQLEEVLIRVLAVYGLHGERFPGLTGVWLEGYKVAAIGIKASRWVTMHGFALNICPDMTGFERIVPCGIADKPVGSLAQWIPDITVEQVIPHVTEAFATVFDVNIVKEVNHLQIPATSHEQLITPHPFIQPT from the coding sequence ATGTTGCTTGAGAAAAAGTTATTATTTTATACTTCCGTTGTGAGTCAAAGTCGCCAATGTTTGCTATACAAACCAGGAACCGTACCCTATAAAACAGCGTGGGAATGGCAGCGATCGCTTTTGCAACAGCGGATAGAAGATTTTTCGCTCGCAGATGTTTTAATTTTGCTCGAACACCCGCCAGTGTATACTTTAGGACAAGGTGCTGACCCCAATTTTATTAACTTTGATATTGACAAAAGTATCTATGATGTGCATCGCGTCGAACGCGGCGGCGAAGTGACGTATCATTGTCCTGGTCAACTCGTTGGCTACCCGATTTTAAATCTGCAATATTATTGCAAAGACTTGCATTGGTATCTGCGCCAGTTAGAAGAAGTATTAATTCGCGTTTTAGCCGTTTACGGATTGCACGGAGAACGTTTTCCAGGGTTAACAGGCGTTTGGCTAGAAGGTTACAAAGTTGCAGCGATCGGAATTAAAGCAAGTCGCTGGGTGACAATGCATGGCTTTGCGTTAAATATATGTCCTGATATGACAGGCTTTGAACGCATTGTTCCTTGTGGGATTGCCGATAAACCTGTTGGCAGTCTGGCACAATGGATTCCTGATATTACTGTAGAACAAGTCATCCCGCACGTTACTGAAGCTTTCGCCACAGTATTCGATGTCAATATTGTAAAAGAAGTAAATCATTTACAAATTCCAGCCACTAGCCACGAGCAACTAATCACTCCTCACCCCTTCATTCAACCGACTTAA
- the hpf gene encoding ribosome hibernation-promoting factor, HPF/YfiA family, producing MKLVIHGKNIEITDGIREYVHQKIEKAVNHFQNLTNEVDVHLSVARNPRINDRQAAEVTIYANGSVIRAEESSENLYASIDMVADKIARKLRKYKEKRHDKKTQVPEKTSIAVEPAPVVEDLIGDRTPELPEEVVRTKYFAMPPMTITEALEQLQLVDHDFYMFRNAETGEINVIYERNHGGYGVIQPRNSNGNTKNGNAESTSPAEKAHH from the coding sequence ATGAAGCTAGTCATCCACGGCAAAAACATTGAAATTACTGATGGAATTCGCGAATATGTACATCAGAAAATTGAAAAGGCAGTAAATCACTTTCAAAATTTAACGAATGAAGTGGATGTGCATTTATCAGTCGCACGCAATCCGCGAATCAATGATAGGCAAGCCGCAGAAGTGACGATTTACGCCAACGGAAGTGTGATTCGTGCCGAGGAGAGTAGTGAGAACTTATACGCTAGTATCGACATGGTAGCGGATAAAATTGCGCGGAAACTCCGGAAATATAAAGAGAAGCGCCACGATAAGAAAACACAAGTTCCAGAAAAAACAAGTATCGCAGTCGAACCAGCACCTGTAGTCGAAGATCTCATTGGCGATCGCACTCCCGAACTTCCCGAAGAAGTTGTCAGAACAAAATACTTTGCCATGCCACCAATGACAATCACCGAAGCGTTGGAACAGTTACAATTAGTCGATCACGACTTTTATATGTTCCGCAACGCCGAAACTGGAGAAATTAACGTCATCTACGAACGCAATCATGGTGGTTATGGCGTCATTCAACCGCGTAATAGTAATGGCAACACCAAAAACGGTAACGCTGAAAGTACATCACCAGCGGAGAAAGCACATCATTAG
- a CDS encoding peroxiredoxin, with the protein MAVKVGDTAPDFTLPSQTGTSVKLSDLRGKSVVLFFYPKDDTPGCTKESCAFRDQYEVFQNAGAEVIGVSADSPESHQRFAAKYQLPFTLLSDTGNQVRKLYGVPATLGLLPGRVTYVIDPQGVVQHIFNSQFNFQGHVDESLKTLQQIEARS; encoded by the coding sequence ATGGCAGTTAAAGTTGGAGATACCGCTCCTGATTTTACGCTTCCTTCGCAAACAGGTACATCGGTTAAACTAAGCGATCTTCGTGGCAAATCAGTTGTTTTGTTCTTTTACCCCAAAGATGACACCCCAGGATGCACAAAAGAATCATGTGCTTTTCGCGATCAGTACGAAGTTTTTCAAAATGCTGGTGCAGAAGTGATTGGCGTTAGCGCCGACTCTCCTGAATCACATCAACGCTTTGCGGCTAAATATCAATTACCTTTTACACTTTTAAGCGATACTGGCAATCAAGTTAGAAAGTTATACGGAGTTCCCGCCACGCTTGGTTTATTACCAGGAAGAGTGACTTATGTCATCGATCCACAAGGAGTTGTCCAGCACATTTTTAACTCCCAGTTTAACTTTCAAGGTCATGTAGACGAATCTTTGAAGACTTTGCAACAGATAGAGGCGAGGAGTTAG
- a CDS encoding tetratricopeptide repeat protein, with amino-acid sequence MKKRCTGIIVAGFASVLLTQPSLSREVPVVSAVHSEIQQAEVHNNQGVELAEQGRLAEAIAAFNRAISIYPEYENAHNNLGLALGNQNKFAEAIAAFNRAIEINPRNFETYNNLGIALGSQGKFAEAIAAFNRAIQINPNDPVSRQNLGVAFWSQGKISQAVASLQKARELYAMQNNSAGIQEVGVILNQISLPAN; translated from the coding sequence ATGAAAAAGCGTTGTACTGGAATAATCGTAGCGGGATTTGCAAGTGTTCTTCTGACTCAACCAAGTTTGTCACGAGAAGTACCTGTTGTATCAGCGGTGCATAGTGAAATACAACAAGCGGAAGTTCACAACAATCAGGGAGTGGAATTAGCCGAACAAGGAAGGTTAGCTGAAGCGATCGCCGCGTTTAATCGGGCTATATCGATTTATCCAGAATATGAAAACGCGCACAACAACCTTGGGTTAGCGCTAGGTAATCAAAACAAGTTTGCTGAGGCGATCGCCGCATTCAATCGGGCGATTGAAATTAATCCGAGGAATTTTGAAACTTACAACAATTTGGGAATTGCACTTGGTAGCCAAGGTAAATTCGCTGAAGCGATCGCGGCTTTCAATCGGGCGATTCAGATTAATCCCAACGATCCGGTTTCGCGACAAAACTTAGGCGTTGCGTTTTGGAGTCAAGGCAAAATTTCGCAAGCGGTGGCGTCGCTACAAAAAGCCAGAGAACTTTACGCGATGCAAAACAATTCCGCAGGTATACAAGAAGTCGGCGTGATTCTCAATCAGATATCATTACCGGCAAATTAG
- a CDS encoding metal ABC transporter permease, producing MLEAIIEPLQYSFMQRSLVIAVLVGVICAIVGSYLMVQRLALLGDAISHSVLPGLAIAFIVGADIFIGAFIAGVVSTLTIALIRTRSPIKEDAAMGIVFSAFFALGITLITVVQKTNKIDLNHFLFGNILGVTSQDVWNTAIISLFVIAVVFLLYKELLFYTFDPVGAQAAGLPVNLLNFGLMVLIALTIVASLTAVGVILVLALLITPGATAYLLVKRLNQMMILGAIIGILASITGMYLSYFYNLPSGPAIVLVASGFFTLALLFSPRQGILTYPQSNAQEWAFWKEIKNLLRSRS from the coding sequence ATGCTAGAAGCTATTATTGAACCGTTGCAGTACAGTTTTATGCAGCGATCGCTCGTGATTGCTGTTTTAGTTGGCGTGATTTGTGCGATTGTCGGTAGCTATTTGATGGTACAACGCTTGGCGCTACTCGGAGATGCGATTAGCCATTCAGTATTACCAGGACTCGCGATCGCATTTATTGTCGGTGCAGACATTTTTATCGGTGCTTTTATTGCGGGTGTTGTGAGTACATTGACTATTGCCTTGATTCGCACGCGATCGCCGATTAAAGAAGATGCTGCAATGGGAATTGTTTTTTCGGCTTTTTTTGCCTTAGGAATTACGTTAATTACTGTTGTACAAAAAACGAATAAAATCGACCTCAACCATTTTTTATTTGGCAATATTTTGGGCGTGACTTCTCAAGATGTTTGGAATACAGCCATTATTTCTTTATTTGTAATTGCCGTTGTTTTCTTATTGTATAAAGAACTACTATTTTACACTTTTGACCCAGTAGGCGCGCAAGCCGCTGGATTACCTGTCAATCTTTTAAATTTTGGCTTGATGGTATTGATTGCGCTAACAATCGTTGCCAGTCTAACTGCGGTTGGTGTCATTTTAGTTTTAGCGCTACTGATTACCCCAGGCGCTACCGCATATTTGCTCGTAAAGCGCCTCAATCAAATGATGATTTTAGGGGCAATTATTGGTATTCTTGCCAGTATTACAGGGATGTATCTTAGTTACTTCTATAATTTACCTTCGGGGCCTGCAATCGTCTTAGTCGCCTCAGGCTTTTTTACGCTAGCGCTATTGTTTAGCCCAAGACAAGGCATCCTAACTTATCCGCAGTCAAATGCACAGGAATGGGCTTTTTGGAAAGAGATTAAAAATTTACTGCGATCGCGTTCTTAA
- a CDS encoding metal ABC transporter ATP-binding protein yields the protein MPDDAAITVSHLGVQYRDIEALHDVNFEIYPGRITGIIGPNGAGKSTLIKAMLGLISASGTVSYQGKPLKSQLDKVAYVPQRSAIDWSYPATVWDVVLMGRVRKAGWFRRFSHVSRQVAAAALERVGMSEYRDRSIGQLSGGQQQRVFLARALAEEADVFCFDEPLAGIDKKTEAVIFEIFHELAAAGKTVIVVNHDLGEAITNFDDLILLNKEVIASGSRQIVLQPENMSRAYRGQVVFFNGEAA from the coding sequence ATGCCAGACGATGCAGCAATTACTGTCAGCCATTTAGGAGTACAGTATCGTGATATTGAAGCGCTGCATGATGTCAATTTTGAGATTTATCCTGGAAGAATCACGGGAATTATCGGTCCAAATGGCGCGGGTAAGAGTACCTTAATCAAGGCGATGTTAGGGCTGATATCCGCAAGCGGTACAGTTTCATATCAAGGAAAGCCGCTGAAGTCGCAGTTAGATAAAGTCGCTTATGTTCCGCAGCGTTCAGCGATTGATTGGAGTTATCCGGCTACGGTGTGGGATGTCGTTCTTATGGGGCGAGTCCGTAAAGCTGGATGGTTTCGTCGTTTTTCGCACGTTAGTCGTCAAGTCGCAGCGGCGGCGTTGGAACGTGTAGGGATGAGTGAATACCGCGATCGCTCGATTGGGCAACTTTCTGGCGGACAACAGCAACGCGTATTTCTCGCCCGCGCTTTGGCAGAAGAAGCCGATGTCTTTTGTTTTGACGAACCGTTAGCAGGTATTGACAAAAAAACCGAAGCCGTCATTTTTGAAATCTTTCACGAATTAGCCGCAGCTGGCAAAACTGTGATAGTTGTTAACCACGATTTGGGCGAAGCAATTACTAATTTTGACGACCTCATTTTATTGAATAAAGAAGTTATTGCGAGTGGTTCGCGTCAGATTGTATTGCAACCAGAAAATATGAGCCGTGCTTATCGGGGTCAAGTTGTATTTTTCAATGGGGAAGCAGCATAA
- a CDS encoding metal ABC transporter substrate-binding protein produces MKVRTRSQGRKYRAIIVGFLLGLLLSACGAAITNQADLEVNDQPNVVATSTIITDWAAEVGKEQIQLTGILQPGDDPHVYEPVPRDSIAFEKADLILYNGYNLEPALIKLMNAAGVNARKLAVGEVVPPLQLEEQGTTVPDPHVWGDVKNAIAMVNAIRDAFIELSPSDRETFTQNAAQYTAQLQQLDTWVREQIQTIPPENRRLVTTHDAFQYYANAYGLEIFGTLIGISTEEQPSAQTVRQLSDAIRAANVPTIFAETTINPALIQTVAAEAKVDLATRPLYSDSIGSPGSDADSYINMIVANTRTIVEALGGNYTPFPQS; encoded by the coding sequence ATGAAAGTGAGGACTCGGTCGCAAGGCAGAAAATATAGAGCAATCATCGTTGGATTCTTGCTAGGCTTATTGCTCAGTGCGTGTGGTGCAGCGATTACCAATCAGGCTGATTTAGAAGTTAACGATCAGCCAAACGTTGTTGCTACGAGCACAATCATTACCGACTGGGCTGCTGAAGTAGGAAAAGAGCAAATTCAACTAACAGGCATTTTGCAACCAGGGGACGATCCCCACGTGTACGAACCTGTACCGCGCGATAGTATCGCGTTTGAAAAAGCCGATTTAATTCTCTACAACGGTTATAACTTAGAGCCAGCGTTGATCAAATTGATGAATGCGGCGGGAGTCAATGCGCGCAAACTCGCCGTGGGGGAAGTCGTACCACCGCTACAGTTAGAAGAACAAGGAACAACAGTACCCGATCCGCACGTTTGGGGCGATGTGAAAAATGCGATCGCAATGGTGAATGCGATTCGCGATGCGTTTATCGAGTTATCGCCAAGCGATCGCGAAACTTTTACGCAAAACGCGGCGCAATATACCGCACAATTACAGCAACTTGATACTTGGGTGCGCGAACAAATTCAAACGATTCCCCCAGAAAATCGCCGACTGGTGACAACCCACGATGCGTTTCAATACTACGCTAACGCTTATGGGTTAGAAATTTTTGGAACTTTAATCGGTATTAGTACCGAAGAACAACCCAGCGCCCAGACGGTACGCCAATTATCCGATGCGATTCGAGCAGCAAACGTACCGACAATTTTTGCGGAAACAACGATTAATCCAGCGTTGATTCAAACCGTCGCCGCAGAAGCCAAAGTTGATCTAGCGACGCGACCTTTATACTCTGATTCAATTGGTTCTCCAGGAAGCGATGCCGATTCTTACATCAATATGATTGTCGCCAATACGCGCACAATTGTAGAAGCACTGGGAGGAAATTACACGCCGTTTCCTCAAAGTTAA
- a CDS encoding LL-diaminopimelate aminotransferase, which translates to MEFAKRLEYLQANVFADMDQAKARAIAAGKDLIDLSLGSSDLPAAPHVLDAIAQSLPDRSTHGYLLFHGTRAFREAAASWYTSKFGISVDPETEVLPLIGSQEGTAHLPLAVLNPGDFALLLDPGYPSHAGGVYLASGQIYPMPLREENGFLPVFADIPAPVLAQSRMMVLSYPHNPTSAIAPLAFFQEAVAFCQQHNLVLVHDFPYVDLVFTQGSQNSQLLAPSILQADPEKSVSIEFFTLSKSYNMGGFRVGYAIGNAKLIRALRQVKAAVDFNQYRGILNGAIAALTGSQAQVSTVVKTFRQRRDAFIDALHRINWQVPTPDATMYIWAKLPETWNDSIQFCTELVETTGVAASPGAGFGKFGEGYVRFALVHDPAILETAVERIATFLHSR; encoded by the coding sequence ATGGAGTTTGCCAAGCGTTTAGAATATCTCCAAGCGAATGTCTTTGCAGATATGGACCAAGCAAAGGCACGAGCGATCGCCGCAGGAAAAGACTTGATTGACTTATCGCTCGGATCGTCAGATCTTCCAGCCGCACCCCATGTACTTGATGCGATCGCCCAATCTTTACCAGATCGCAGCACGCATGGCTATTTGCTGTTTCACGGTACGCGGGCGTTTCGAGAAGCCGCAGCAAGTTGGTATACAAGCAAGTTTGGCATTTCTGTCGATCCCGAAACCGAAGTTTTACCGCTCATTGGTTCGCAAGAAGGAACAGCGCATTTACCACTTGCGGTATTAAATCCTGGCGATTTTGCTTTATTACTCGATCCTGGCTATCCTTCACACGCGGGTGGCGTCTATTTAGCAAGTGGTCAAATTTACCCGATGCCATTACGCGAAGAAAATGGCTTTTTGCCTGTGTTTGCAGATATTCCCGCGCCCGTACTCGCGCAGTCGCGGATGATGGTACTGAGTTATCCGCATAATCCGACAAGTGCGATCGCGCCTTTGGCATTCTTTCAAGAGGCGGTGGCGTTTTGTCAACAACACAATCTTGTGTTAGTTCACGACTTTCCGTATGTCGATCTTGTCTTTACACAAGGAAGCCAAAATTCCCAATTGCTTGCGCCTTCTATTCTCCAAGCCGATCCAGAAAAGTCCGTATCGATTGAGTTTTTCACGCTCTCGAAGTCGTACAATATGGGCGGGTTCCGCGTGGGGTATGCGATCGGTAATGCGAAGTTGATTCGGGCATTACGTCAAGTCAAAGCGGCGGTAGATTTTAACCAATATCGCGGAATTTTAAACGGTGCGATCGCCGCGCTTACTGGTTCGCAAGCACAAGTGTCAACAGTTGTCAAGACTTTTCGGCAACGCCGCGATGCATTTATTGATGCGTTACACCGCATCAACTGGCAAGTTCCTACACCTGATGCGACGATGTACATCTGGGCAAAATTACCCGAAACTTGGAACGATTCGATTCAATTTTGTACCGAACTCGTCGAAACGACAGGCGTTGCGGCTTCGCCTGGTGCGGGTTTTGGTAAGTTTGGTGAGGGTTATGTGCGGTTTGCGTTGGTTCATGACCCAGCTATCTTAGAAACTGCGGTTGAGCGCATCGCGACGTTTTTACATTCGCGTTAA
- the trxA gene encoding thioredoxin: protein MSSVTVISDKEFETEVLQADKPVLVYFWASWCGPCRLMSPTIDWAATTYSDRLKVVKMEVDPNPETVKQYQVEGVPALRLIQNQQVLEATEGVIPKQKLIEILDTHFH, encoded by the coding sequence ATGAGCAGCGTTACTGTAATATCAGATAAAGAATTTGAAACTGAAGTTTTGCAAGCAGACAAACCAGTATTAGTCTATTTTTGGGCTTCCTGGTGTGGTCCTTGTCGTTTAATGTCACCAACAATTGACTGGGCAGCAACAACATATAGCGATCGCCTAAAAGTTGTCAAAATGGAAGTAGACCCCAACCCTGAAACTGTCAAGCAGTATCAAGTCGAAGGTGTACCCGCGCTGCGGCTCATTCAAAATCAGCAAGTGCTAGAAGCTACCGAAGGCGTGATTCCAAAACAAAAATTGATTGAGATCCTAGATACCCATTTCCACTAG
- a CDS encoding PspA/IM30 family protein, whose amino-acid sequence MGLFDRISRVVKANLNDMVSKAEDPEKMLEQSLLEMQEDLVQLRQSVAQAIAAQRRTEQQYNQSQNEANKWQRNAQLALQKGDENLARQALERKKTYAETANALRGSLDQQTSQIDTLKRNLIALESKISEAKTKKDMLKARITAAKAQEQLQGAVGRMGTSSAMAAFERMEEKVMLQEARAQSAAELATDNLESQFAALEAGSDVDDELAALKAQMSLPGGAPQQASLPPSEQSPTPKSEPVDAELEQLKKQLDQL is encoded by the coding sequence ATGGGATTATTTGATCGAATCAGTCGGGTCGTCAAAGCTAACCTCAACGACATGGTGAGCAAAGCCGAAGACCCAGAAAAAATGCTCGAACAGTCGCTGCTGGAAATGCAGGAAGACTTAGTGCAACTGCGTCAGAGTGTCGCACAAGCGATCGCCGCGCAACGACGCACCGAGCAACAGTATAACCAATCGCAAAACGAAGCGAACAAGTGGCAGCGTAACGCTCAACTCGCACTGCAAAAGGGCGACGAAAACTTAGCCCGCCAAGCACTCGAACGCAAGAAAACGTATGCTGAAACCGCAAATGCCTTGCGTGGTAGCCTCGATCAACAAACAAGCCAAATTGACACGCTCAAGCGCAACCTAATTGCCCTAGAAAGCAAAATCTCCGAAGCTAAAACGAAGAAAGATATGCTCAAGGCGCGGATCACCGCTGCGAAAGCCCAAGAGCAACTTCAAGGTGCAGTTGGCAGAATGGGAACGAGCAGTGCCATGGCAGCGTTTGAGCGCATGGAAGAAAAAGTGATGCTGCAAGAAGCGCGCGCGCAATCGGCAGCCGAGCTAGCAACTGACAACCTCGAAAGTCAATTTGCCGCGTTAGAAGCCGGAAGTGATGTTGACGACGAACTCGCCGCGCTCAAAGCGCAAATGTCGCTGCCAGGAGGCGCACCGCAACAAGCATCGCTCCCACCCTCAGAGCAATCACCAACACCCAAATCCGAGCCAGTTGATGCTGAATTAGAGCAACTGAAAAAACAGCTAGACCAATTGTAA